ACCGCGAAATTGTTCAGACACAACTTGCTGCAATTCCGATCTTGATGGTGCCAAACTTCAATCTTTCTCGTCCGGGCTTGAACATCCCTATGTTCGAACATGCTGACTGGATTGACTACGGTCAGGTCACCCAAACCAAATAGATACCGTGCCGCACAAGCCACTCTTTGGTTTGTGCGGCCTTCTATGAAAGAAAAACAAATGAAGCTATTTGTTTTCAGGCGCACGCTTTCTGGAATACCAACACTATTTGGCATGACCCTGATTGGCTTTTTAATCATCGGGCTGACACCTGGTGACCCCATTGAGATGGAGCTGCGCCGATTAGGCGTCACTTTTTCAATAGAACAGATTGAAGCATTAAGGGGTGAGTATGGTTTAGATAAGCCTCTGCTCCAACGTTACTTCATTTGGCTGGGGGATCTATTCCGACTGGATCTCGGTGTATCCATCGCTTCTGGAAGGCCTGTTCTGGACCTGTTCAAAGAGCATTTTCCCATCACCGCTACCCTGTCCATATTGGCGTTTGTCAACGCAGCGTGGATTTCACTTGTGCTGGGTGGGATTACCGCTCTGTCTCAACGCACCTCAGTGTCATCGAGCCTCTATATCCTGACTGTCGTTCTCGTATCCGTCCCCTCATTCTGGCTTGCCCTCTTTCTGCTTGGCATTTTTGCTTTAGGGTTGGGTTGGTTCAAACTTCTGCAGTTTGGTAATATGCAGGATCTGATCCTACCAGTAACGACATTGGCGTTGGGTAGCGCTGCTGCAATGAGTCGACTGGTTCGCGAGCGTATTTTAGCCGTGATGAGCGAAGACTACATCCGGCTGGCAATTGCAAAGGGGCTGTCCCGCAAAGTCATACTGGGTCGCCATGTTCTTAAATCTATCCTCCCGCCACTTATTACCAATTGGGCAATCTCATTTGGAGCATTGCTGGGTGGCTCTGTCATTGTCGAAAATATATTCAACCTACCCGGTCTTGGCCAATTAGCCCTGCAAGCAATTGCTGAACGGGATTTTGCAATACTACAAGCCTATCTGCTCTTCATGGGACTTGTCTTTTTCATCACAAACTTTGCTGCGGATCTGGCAAATTACTGGCTCATGCCGCAAGTTATAAAGGGTGAACATGGCTTACGTTGACACCTCATCACCCTTCTCCATATCACGCGTAACACGACTGATCAGGGGCAAAACAAGCTTCATTTTTGGATGCATACTCTTATGCGTCTTTATCACCATTGCGATTGGCGGAGACGCATTTGCTCCAAACCCACCCAATCAAATTGACCTTCTCCATCGGCTAGGCTCCCCAAGCCTAACTTATCCGTTGGGAACGGATCATCTAGGCCGTTGCATTCTTTCTCGCCTGATATCTGGCACTGCCTTATCCCTAGGAACGGCGTTGGCAACAGCAGGTCTCATACTGTCTCTCGCACTTCCTGTGGGATTGGTCAGTGCGCTCATGGGCGGTTGGATTGATGCGATTTTGATGCGTGTGGCGGACATATTTTTAGCATTCCCGACGCTTGTCTTCGCCTTGGCGATTATTGGATATCTTGGCGCATCCTTAACCTCAGCGGTTATAGGGGTCGCTCTTGCATGGTGGCCTAGTCTTGCCCGTCTCATTCGCACACTGACCTTAGATGCTGCATCAAAGGATTACGTGCTTGCATCCCGCCAGTGCGGACAGAAGCCCATGAGTATTGTTATCCGGCACATCTTTCCACAAATCTTGCCTCCTCTACTTGTCGTTATCAGTCTGGAAATGGCGTCCTTATTGCTTGTCTTAGCATCCCTGAGCTTTTTGGGCCTTGGTGCCCAGCCACCCGCCGCTGAATGGGGCGCGATGCTCAATGAGGCAAGACCATTTTTCGCAGAGCGACCGGGAGTGGTTCTGG
The sequence above is drawn from the Pseudovibrio sp. Tun.PSC04-5.I4 genome and encodes:
- a CDS encoding ABC transporter permease, encoding MKLFVFRRTLSGIPTLFGMTLIGFLIIGLTPGDPIEMELRRLGVTFSIEQIEALRGEYGLDKPLLQRYFIWLGDLFRLDLGVSIASGRPVLDLFKEHFPITATLSILAFVNAAWISLVLGGITALSQRTSVSSSLYILTVVLVSVPSFWLALFLLGIFALGLGWFKLLQFGNMQDLILPVTTLALGSAAAMSRLVRERILAVMSEDYIRLAIAKGLSRKVILGRHVLKSILPPLITNWAISFGALLGGSVIVENIFNLPGLGQLALQAIAERDFAILQAYLLFMGLVFFITNFAADLANYWLMPQVIKGEHGLR
- a CDS encoding ABC transporter permease subunit — encoded protein: MAYVDTSSPFSISRVTRLIRGKTSFIFGCILLCVFITIAIGGDAFAPNPPNQIDLLHRLGSPSLTYPLGTDHLGRCILSRLISGTALSLGTALATAGLILSLALPVGLVSALMGGWIDAILMRVADIFLAFPTLVFALAIIGYLGASLTSAVIGVALAWWPSLARLIRTLTLDAASKDYVLASRQCGQKPMSIVIRHIFPQILPPLLVVISLEMASLLLVLASLSFLGLGAQPPAAEWGAMLNEARPFFAERPGVVLAPGLVIILAVLSFNLVGEGIRFQLDKRKPYQW